The Novosphingobium terrae genome has a window encoding:
- a CDS encoding LysR substrate-binding domain-containing protein, translating to MPIEQDQDRHEDISHDQADQGQAHHEQDRASSISFRQLKLFESVGRLNSVRRGSEECNLSQPAVTQALAKLEQQLGACVLERRASGSYLTDAGRIMHKRVTRLFDQMEQALVDLNVPGGASGAHAIANRISRSQVRSLISIIECGSFALAARELGLTQASLQRAARDLESNLRQSIYYRTAAGVMVTPAGIEFGRKLKLALQEIAWGIHEIEVARGAGESKLVIGALPFGGSVLLASVLEEFLARHPAADLRIINEGASEMMKRLRAGDVDLVIGLLQEAPEADITNQILAETPYTIVARRGHPLTRKGQVTLEDLARYDWIVGSEGSSRRACFESLFAGSAKPHAPIATSAMAVIRHLLSGSDRLTLMTSYELIHEGSALAPVPFDDILPLPAIGITQRANWLPTRLHQDFIDLLRAHVTASTVLPLRQLAG from the coding sequence ATGCCTATCGAACAGGATCAGGATCGCCACGAAGACATCAGCCATGATCAGGCCGATCAGGGCCAGGCCCATCATGAGCAGGACCGCGCTTCATCCATCAGCTTCCGCCAGCTGAAGCTGTTCGAAAGCGTGGGCCGCCTCAACAGCGTGCGGCGCGGGTCGGAGGAGTGCAACCTCTCCCAGCCCGCCGTCACACAGGCGCTGGCCAAGCTGGAGCAGCAGCTGGGCGCCTGCGTGCTGGAGCGGCGCGCCAGCGGCAGCTACCTCACCGATGCCGGGCGGATCATGCACAAGCGCGTCACCCGCCTGTTCGATCAGATGGAGCAGGCGCTGGTCGATCTCAACGTGCCGGGCGGCGCCAGCGGGGCCCATGCCATCGCCAACCGCATCTCGCGCTCGCAGGTGCGCAGCCTGATCTCGATCATCGAATGCGGCTCCTTCGCGCTGGCCGCCCGGGAGCTGGGCCTGACGCAAGCCAGCCTGCAGCGCGCCGCGCGCGATCTGGAAAGCAATCTGCGCCAGTCGATCTATTACCGCACGGCTGCGGGCGTGATGGTCACCCCGGCGGGCATCGAGTTTGGCCGCAAGCTGAAACTGGCGCTTCAGGAAATCGCCTGGGGCATTCACGAGATCGAGGTGGCGCGCGGCGCGGGCGAGAGCAAGCTGGTGATCGGCGCCCTGCCCTTCGGCGGCAGCGTGCTGCTGGCCAGCGTGCTTGAGGAGTTCCTCGCCCGCCACCCCGCCGCCGATCTGCGCATCATCAACGAAGGCGCCAGCGAGATGATGAAGCGCCTGCGCGCGGGCGATGTCGATCTGGTAATCGGCCTGCTTCAGGAGGCGCCCGAAGCCGATATCACCAATCAGATCCTTGCCGAAACGCCCTACACCATCGTGGCCCGGCGCGGCCATCCGCTGACGCGCAAGGGGCAGGTCACGCTGGAGGATCTGGCCCGCTATGACTGGATCGTCGGTTCGGAAGGCTCCAGCCGCCGCGCCTGTTTCGAATCGCTCTTTGCCGGGAGCGCCAAGCCGCATGCGCCCATCGCCACTTCGGCCATGGCGGTGATCCGCCATCTGCTGAGCGGCAGTGACCGCCTGACCCTGATGACCAGCTATGAGCTGATCCATGAGGGCAGCGCTCTGGCGCCCGTGCCCTTTGACGATATCCTGCCGCTGCCCGCCATCGGCATCACCCAGCGCGCCAACTGGTTACCCACAAGGCTGCATCAGGATTTTATCGACCTGCTTCGCGCCCATGTCACCGCCTCCACGGTGCTGCCTTTGAGGCAGTTGGCGGGCTGA
- a CDS encoding carboxylesterase/lipase family protein codes for MRRLPPIIAPSLAVALSSLIAAPLQAQPAPLLKVRIETGTLKGTAGRDAALGVFKAIPYAAPPLGDLRFRPPAPATPWQGERDASAFGPACPQVTPHAQEQHLAMSEDCLTANVWTGARKAGEKRPVFVWIYGGGFNEGNAADPNFDGEGLAKKGLVVVTFNYRLGPLGFLSTPELDKESGHGASGNYGLMDDIALLQWVKRNIAAFGGDPANVTIAGQSAGAGSVQFLTMSPLARGLFKHGIGESQVRAPGDPELRYLATSYRSKPAARAQGEAYMAQKHATTMAQLRAMPWEEVMQGTSTADTDVDTGSGSHPPLYRPLIDGYVLPRGYAATLKAGTMSPISYAAGNNRDESGAVTEAAILQRRAHPQTGPLRGGAPTTNVTLSAYQAWAKHKFGPMAAEFLRLYPATTDDEAAHANNDAARDNGRISTWLWARDWNKKVKIPLYTYFWTHALSGPSKEMAGAFHGSEIIYAFNSLDANALPWTQEDRKIGDTMSSYWANIAHTGNPNGPGLPRWPAYDPAQPQVMELGDHFGPQTIATPAKRAFWERFFQSQDQW; via the coding sequence TTGCGCCGCCTGCCACCGATCATCGCCCCATCGCTCGCTGTGGCCCTGAGCAGCCTGATCGCTGCCCCGCTTCAGGCCCAGCCCGCCCCCTTGCTCAAGGTGAGGATCGAGACGGGCACGCTGAAGGGCACGGCAGGGCGCGATGCTGCGCTGGGCGTCTTCAAAGCCATCCCCTATGCCGCCCCACCGCTGGGCGATCTGCGCTTCCGTCCTCCGGCCCCCGCCACGCCGTGGCAGGGTGAGCGCGATGCCTCCGCCTTCGGCCCGGCCTGTCCGCAGGTCACGCCCCATGCGCAGGAGCAGCATCTGGCGATGAGCGAGGATTGCCTCACCGCCAATGTCTGGACCGGGGCCCGCAAGGCCGGTGAAAAGCGCCCGGTCTTCGTATGGATCTATGGCGGCGGCTTTAACGAGGGCAATGCCGCCGACCCCAATTTCGATGGCGAGGGTCTGGCGAAGAAAGGTCTGGTGGTCGTCACCTTCAACTATCGCCTGGGGCCGCTGGGCTTCCTCTCCACGCCGGAGCTGGACAAGGAATCGGGGCATGGCGCCTCGGGCAATTACGGGCTGATGGACGACATCGCCCTGCTGCAATGGGTGAAGCGCAACATCGCGGCCTTTGGCGGCGATCCCGCCAATGTCACCATTGCCGGGCAGTCTGCGGGGGCGGGATCGGTGCAGTTTCTCACCATGTCACCGCTGGCGCGCGGGCTGTTCAAGCATGGCATCGGCGAGAGTCAGGTGCGCGCGCCGGGCGATCCGGAGCTGCGCTATCTCGCCACCTCCTACCGCAGCAAACCGGCGGCACGCGCTCAGGGCGAGGCCTATATGGCGCAAAAGCACGCCACCACCATGGCCCAGCTGCGCGCCATGCCGTGGGAAGAGGTGATGCAGGGCACCAGCACCGCCGACACGGATGTCGACACCGGCAGCGGATCGCATCCGCCGCTCTATCGCCCGCTGATCGATGGCTATGTGCTGCCGCGCGGCTATGCCGCCACGCTGAAGGCGGGCACGATGAGCCCGATCTCCTATGCGGCGGGCAACAACAGAGATGAAAGCGGCGCCGTCACCGAGGCTGCCATCCTCCAGCGCCGCGCCCATCCCCAGACCGGCCCGCTGCGCGGCGGCGCGCCCACCACCAATGTTACGCTGAGCGCCTATCAGGCCTGGGCGAAGCACAAATTCGGGCCGATGGCGGCGGAGTTCCTGCGCCTCTACCCCGCCACCACCGATGATGAAGCGGCCCATGCCAACAATGATGCCGCGCGAGACAATGGCCGCATCTCGACATGGCTGTGGGCGCGCGACTGGAACAAAAAGGTCAAGATCCCGCTTTACACCTACTTCTGGACCCATGCGCTGAGCGGCCCCAGCAAGGAGATGGCCGGAGCTTTCCATGGCTCCGAAATCATCTATGCTTTCAACAGCCTCGACGCGAATGCACTCCCTTGGACTCAGGAGGACCGCAAGATTGGCGACACCATGTCATCCTATTGGGCCAACATCGCGCACACGGGCAACCCCAACGGCCCGGGCCTGCCGCGCTGGCCGGCCTATGACCCCGCCCAACCGCAAGTGATGGAACTGGGTGACCATTTCGGCCCCCAGACCATCGCCACCCCGGCCAAGCGCGCCTTCTGGGAGCGCTTCTTCCAATCGCAGGACCAGTGGTAA